One Alteromonas sp. KC3 DNA segment encodes these proteins:
- a CDS encoding DUF2799 domain-containing protein — translation MKKLFAVVSLLVLAPFSFASQHTGNASCATDSTWQEVGYKAASQGEPATQFYNIVQSCDKPATAQDEAEFVQGYMSGIESFCTYDNGYALGRIKKAYPNVCPTAMADDFMQGYEVGLQKHNSVNHAVYHDGYKHSRQPIHSAKSASGR, via the coding sequence ATGAAGAAGCTTTTCGCAGTAGTTTCCCTGCTAGTTCTAGCGCCTTTTAGTTTTGCAAGTCAGCACACCGGCAACGCTTCTTGCGCCACAGACTCTACGTGGCAGGAAGTTGGCTATAAAGCAGCAAGCCAAGGTGAGCCTGCAACGCAGTTTTACAATATCGTACAATCGTGCGACAAGCCAGCAACAGCGCAAGATGAAGCCGAGTTTGTGCAAGGCTACATGTCAGGCATTGAAAGCTTCTGTACCTATGACAATGGCTATGCACTGGGAAGAATTAAAAAAGCGTACCCGAATGTATGTCCAACAGCGATGGCCGATGACTTTATGCAAGGCTATGAAGTAGGATTACAAAAGCACAACAGTGTAAACCATGCTGTTTACCACGACGGTTACAAACATTCTCGCCAACCTATTCACAGCGCAAAGAGCGCTAGTGGTCGATAA
- a CDS encoding DUF1904 family protein, with protein MPHIRARGIDVSALTSVAGDIVESIAAVTDTPADHFTVEHIPSEFIVKGGASPAYPFIEILWFDRGQELKTSVAIIVDDILRPIVGTDKDITVVFSDLRGQDYYENKTHF; from the coding sequence GTGCCACACATTCGAGCTAGAGGAATTGACGTTAGCGCGCTTACGAGCGTTGCGGGTGATATTGTTGAGAGTATTGCTGCGGTGACTGATACGCCTGCCGATCATTTTACTGTCGAACACATACCCAGTGAGTTTATCGTGAAGGGTGGCGCGTCGCCTGCTTACCCTTTCATTGAAATACTGTGGTTTGATAGAGGGCAAGAATTAAAAACCAGTGTGGCCATTATTGTTGATGACATTTTGCGGCCCATAGTGGGGACAGACAAAGACATTACAGTGGTGTTTTCTGATTTGCGCGGGCAAGACTATTACGAAAATAAAACGCACTTTTAG
- a CDS encoding substrate-binding domain-containing protein: MRSFILTLMLFLGFIQCQCLASASVENKANSVTLVTVERPPYTSDEKNRQGFLTDIVESAFKKEGYRVKRHTLPWARAKLLVMSGEADAIYPASYEDTFDMNGERVLLYNTLPIVLVKHISSEDRWNGDLSSVKGRSIASHRGIHFSQEYSVLKDVDKIDVGSTEQLFNLVKRKRVDFAITDELTANYMLSKPAYRDLVVLSPPYIASSELYLGISSLDENANDMQAAFERGLANIKASGEYQAILSAYRIEEKVRLLSDETKRFTPLEPSTLRDLKGSGLLPTQERASVSEMQIAVIGFNWETDSYQQTYRDQLEALAAQKGIYLSIYDAQGSIEQQIELVRKVVQSKPDVIALWPVHGEKIEPALQFAYQQNIPVFLINTPVTESLWQYVRGYIGPDNYQEGVLAAKMMHEALGNKGRVLEIQGFPGYKTAVLRSLGFHQYLKDMRQQNSEFDIEVIDVAAGYWSRDKAYQAMQRLLRRHDNFDGLYIADDNMAIGAISALKEVEWSKDYSPKITSATLFGEGYDAIKKGDIWGSVWQSPKEEATLTIDTLILYLRGEDVPLLTFLPIKPVTKDNVDDIQRPMF, from the coding sequence ATGCGCTCTTTTATTCTTACTTTGATGTTATTTCTAGGGTTTATACAGTGCCAGTGTTTGGCATCGGCAAGCGTCGAGAATAAAGCAAATTCAGTAACCTTGGTAACTGTAGAGCGCCCTCCATACACCAGCGATGAAAAGAACCGCCAAGGTTTCCTTACTGACATAGTTGAATCAGCCTTCAAAAAAGAGGGTTATCGGGTAAAGCGCCATACATTGCCATGGGCGCGCGCGAAGCTTCTGGTGATGTCCGGTGAGGCCGATGCGATTTACCCCGCAAGTTATGAAGATACTTTCGATATGAACGGCGAGCGGGTGTTGTTGTACAACACTTTGCCAATAGTGCTTGTAAAACATATTTCATCTGAAGATCGATGGAACGGTGATTTGTCCAGTGTAAAAGGTCGAAGTATAGCGTCACACCGGGGGATTCACTTTTCACAAGAATACAGCGTATTGAAAGACGTTGATAAAATCGATGTCGGTTCAACAGAGCAACTATTTAACTTGGTAAAACGAAAGCGTGTCGACTTTGCTATTACCGACGAACTCACAGCAAACTACATGCTCTCAAAGCCTGCTTACAGAGATTTAGTGGTGCTTTCTCCCCCTTATATCGCATCGTCTGAGTTGTATTTAGGTATAAGTTCGCTAGACGAAAACGCTAACGATATGCAGGCTGCGTTTGAGCGTGGGTTAGCAAACATCAAAGCATCTGGAGAATATCAAGCTATATTGTCAGCGTATCGCATAGAAGAAAAAGTGAGGTTACTTAGCGATGAAACCAAACGGTTCACGCCCCTTGAGCCAAGTACCCTTAGAGATCTGAAAGGAAGTGGTTTATTACCAACACAAGAAAGGGCTAGCGTCAGCGAGATGCAAATAGCTGTTATTGGGTTTAATTGGGAAACGGATTCTTATCAGCAAACCTATAGAGATCAATTAGAAGCACTCGCTGCCCAAAAAGGCATTTACCTATCAATCTACGATGCACAAGGTAGCATTGAACAGCAAATAGAGCTTGTGAGGAAGGTAGTGCAATCAAAGCCTGATGTTATTGCTTTGTGGCCTGTACATGGAGAAAAAATAGAGCCTGCACTTCAATTTGCTTATCAGCAAAATATCCCCGTGTTTTTAATCAATACTCCTGTTACGGAGTCGCTGTGGCAATATGTACGTGGCTATATTGGGCCAGATAATTATCAAGAAGGTGTTCTTGCCGCGAAGATGATGCACGAAGCGCTCGGGAACAAGGGGCGAGTGCTCGAAATTCAAGGCTTTCCTGGTTACAAAACGGCTGTGCTTCGCAGCCTTGGGTTTCACCAATATTTAAAGGATATGCGCCAGCAAAATAGTGAGTTTGATATAGAAGTCATTGATGTGGCAGCGGGGTACTGGTCTAGAGACAAAGCTTACCAAGCAATGCAACGTCTTTTAAGGCGACATGACAACTTTGATGGCCTCTATATTGCGGATGACAACATGGCAATAGGCGCAATAAGCGCGTTGAAAGAGGTTGAGTGGAGTAAGGACTATAGCCCTAAAATAACATCGGCAACATTGTTTGGAGAAGGTTACGACGCGATAAAGAAAGGCGATATATGGGGGTCGGTATGGCAATCGCCCAAAGAAGAGGCGACGTTGACCATAGATACGCTGATTTTGTATCTGAGGGGCGAAGATGTCCCTCTACTTACTTTTTTACCAATCAAGCCTGTGACAAAAGACAACGTCGATGACATTCAGCGTCCAATGTTCTAA
- a CDS encoding winged helix-turn-helix domain-containing protein, whose translation MKTSASKLLRINQWVINTDTGELSADQNPPSTPSENLRIDPLGVALLLLLAQNKHRLVSKDELLESLWPNTVVNEDALARCVSRVRKILGDNPRKPSIIETLPKRGYRLIAQTCRWESIESITSEDTASPVDLANDLATDSATTTNSVNESTAGSPIQPPQSNMIKRYTLVGLLAAAIAIGIFVFFLPLQSASKQSPNQQTEHVSALLRQADEYYHYITRADNEMALTLYQQALAAAPDSVEANAGIANALVQRAIRLVPNVNSADWKAMNLEKALLSGRLNGDEARQILLRAYQYSSNAIAIAPYDAKAHKAHGFVLSAQNKLTRALQHYEKALELNPNAWDVLINMGDVHEILGHTSDAISYFKKALNAMNLEQAGNTNHGRPWRANLGAAIGNKYFAQNNMNEAEIWYRHVLSFAPYDGPATRSLALVLAQTGRSAEAERMCTQFKEKLGSSVCISQQ comes from the coding sequence ATGAAAACAAGCGCTTCAAAATTACTTAGAATTAACCAGTGGGTCATAAATACAGACACAGGTGAACTCAGCGCTGACCAAAATCCTCCTAGCACGCCGTCTGAAAACCTACGAATTGACCCTCTTGGCGTTGCCCTGTTACTGCTATTGGCGCAAAACAAACACCGTTTGGTATCAAAAGATGAGTTGTTGGAAAGCCTATGGCCAAACACTGTCGTCAATGAAGACGCATTGGCTCGCTGCGTATCACGAGTGAGAAAAATCTTGGGTGATAACCCGCGCAAGCCAAGTATCATTGAAACACTCCCAAAACGCGGCTATCGGCTTATTGCACAAACTTGTCGTTGGGAAAGTATTGAAAGTATCACTTCAGAAGATACCGCGTCGCCTGTTGATTTAGCTAATGATTTAGCTACTGATTCAGCTACAACCACCAACTCTGTTAACGAATCAACGGCAGGTTCGCCTATACAGCCTCCTCAATCCAACATGATTAAGCGCTATACTCTTGTTGGGCTACTGGCGGCTGCTATCGCTATTGGCATTTTTGTTTTCTTCTTGCCTTTACAATCGGCATCAAAGCAAAGCCCAAATCAGCAAACAGAACACGTTTCTGCGTTGTTGCGCCAGGCCGATGAGTACTATCATTACATCACACGTGCAGACAACGAAATGGCGTTAACGCTGTACCAACAAGCATTGGCCGCTGCCCCTGATTCGGTCGAGGCAAACGCAGGGATCGCCAATGCGCTTGTGCAACGTGCTATTCGCTTAGTACCGAACGTTAATTCTGCAGATTGGAAAGCAATGAACCTAGAAAAAGCGCTGTTATCTGGCCGGTTAAATGGCGATGAAGCCAGACAAATACTTCTACGGGCCTACCAATATTCAAGCAACGCGATTGCCATTGCGCCATATGATGCCAAAGCTCACAAAGCCCATGGCTTTGTCTTATCAGCGCAAAATAAGTTAACACGTGCGTTACAGCATTATGAAAAGGCACTTGAGTTAAACCCTAACGCCTGGGATGTGCTTATTAATATGGGTGATGTTCACGAGATTTTAGGGCACACCTCTGACGCTATCAGTTATTTCAAAAAAGCACTCAATGCAATGAACCTTGAGCAAGCTGGCAATACCAACCATGGCAGACCGTGGCGCGCAAACTTAGGCGCCGCTATTGGTAACAAATATTTTGCGCAAAACAATATGAATGAAGCTGAGATATGGTACCGTCACGTACTATCATTTGCGCCTTATGACGGGCCAGCAACACGTAGCCTGGCCTTAGTGCTTGCGCAAACAGGTCGAAGCGCAGAAGCTGAGCGCATGTGCACTCAGTTCAAAGAAAAGTTGGGCAGTTCCGTGTGTATCAGCCAACAATAA
- a CDS encoding EAL domain-containing protein produces MHSFVFAEPIISNPRFKQLSTENGLSQDSVNDMLVDSDGFLWVATETGLNRYDGHHNKQYVGLQNEFADDGIYSLFEDKNGDIWVSTYSSGVYRISRATGKSERLLAITYQSQPSWYQYASHYIEGPDNTLFIAFDHVVVQYDLTTNTWETVFDLLAPELAISDDEVIRYLTLHDDVLFVAVSTGLYTFHIPSLTIKKVEYIKNSDANKDKMNAKLILIDDKHQFWLGTVDGLYRFDLAELLGFARGQDNMPKSVRALSSLNIWSMLSIKGSQYYLATNDGLYIIDLNTLQLQHLFRPSNSNLLMTDDNLTEMAQTPNGQLWLSTKTSGMLLWNPRSVLFKNIFSDKSSPNQLSDNMVHDFHVQNDTNLWVGTNNGLNLYNLETGDFEHLLVSPDKKAVASSGSIFIIREGEDNWVWLVTYEAILKFDLVTKRVIPLSMDAKANALLSSDMAYDILRLSKNKYIVAGKEQFYLLDGTKNTLTKDEVLSATLDTSQFYTFIPDYDSEEHTVLISMTGGLWRYHVATSQLEKIHEARSFQSEYVIQPTEAILDDYNTLWISYPGHGLYGLDATTYKQKHFFDTSNLLPTNIVFSLEKDDNGYIWMGSHKGLLQFNPKTLAIKQYTTKEGLINNEFKWGAKKPLNNGDLVFGSQKGFTLFNPDQFVQKNEVTSNVLITDVSLISNQLELGAGNKNGKTVILQHNDIGLTINYSDMQYDQTNVSHYKYALLGGVDVTYPPTNSTEVTFPQLEPGQYTFEVSRFNVANNTTGPVSSLRIKVHYPPFASPFAYLVYSLLVILFLVIFFWRRKLNSDKLKAAHLAVLKNKNRLSMALTASNTKVWQWREDTNHISQERIATELGYDALDGSIDFDSHCALIHEHDLKAFKSQWQLVLEGQRKNLDLTYRLQAKDGHYEWYRDVGAIVDSTEASDTIKLAGTYSNVTESINTQTKAQLYGEAFEHTRDWVVIFDGAFRPIVANQSFKDALCLCPNKDIAIQLSQIFSDQKSALFESLRNMRRLAPNEHWSGETEIQSLKGNKFVVNIGITAVTNAQDHNEISRYLVILSDITQQKDAQGALVQLANYDSLTGLPNRSLLLDRVQHAFDQATRDNTSIGLFFIDLDRFKQVNDSLGHDAGDTLLRVVGERLENLMRQSDTVARLGGDEFVVMIEKVSKEKDLSHIANEMIKELSKSVMLSNQVVSVSASVGISIFPEDASTPAELLKNADIAMYHAKELGSNNFQYFTEYMNERAQNKLRLENAVKQAHANKQFIGYYQPIVHCKTGRISGFEVLMRWPTENGMTPPDVFIPVAEDIGLVEDMTISLIEQAIPTLTSPEWRQSGYYLSINLSATHISKCAKIDEIVVLLAAHDIPNSAIRFEITESALMSDYESAMRAMAKMKECGFVIALDDFGTGYSSLKYLKDFPIDILKIDKSFVQDIGFNGGNEAIILATLRMADSLNIQCVAEGIETQEQAAFFKQYGCEYLQGYLYAKPLPEADMLTLLHDNVLSTSE; encoded by the coding sequence GTGCATTCGTTCGTCTTTGCTGAGCCCATTATATCCAATCCTCGATTCAAACAACTCTCCACCGAAAATGGTCTTTCACAGGACTCCGTCAACGACATGTTGGTCGATAGTGATGGCTTTTTATGGGTAGCGACTGAGACAGGCCTTAACCGATATGACGGACATCACAACAAGCAATATGTTGGTCTACAAAATGAGTTTGCTGATGACGGTATCTATTCGCTATTTGAAGATAAGAACGGCGATATTTGGGTCAGTACATACAGTAGTGGCGTTTATCGAATTAGTCGCGCCACGGGTAAGAGCGAACGTTTACTTGCCATAACCTACCAAAGCCAGCCGTCGTGGTATCAATATGCATCACATTATATAGAAGGGCCAGATAACACCCTATTTATTGCGTTTGATCACGTCGTTGTTCAATACGACCTAACCACGAATACATGGGAAACCGTATTCGATTTACTGGCACCCGAACTCGCTATTTCAGATGACGAAGTTATTCGATATTTGACGTTACACGATGATGTACTTTTTGTGGCGGTTTCCACAGGTCTTTACACGTTTCACATCCCAAGCCTTACTATCAAAAAGGTTGAATACATCAAAAACAGTGACGCGAACAAAGACAAAATGAACGCGAAGCTAATTCTAATCGACGATAAGCATCAATTCTGGCTAGGCACTGTCGATGGGTTATATCGATTTGATCTCGCTGAGTTACTCGGTTTTGCGCGAGGACAAGACAACATGCCCAAAAGTGTTAGAGCATTATCTTCACTCAATATTTGGAGCATGCTATCTATTAAAGGTAGCCAGTATTATCTGGCTACCAACGATGGTTTATATATTATCGACCTTAATACACTTCAGCTGCAGCACCTGTTTCGCCCTTCCAACTCCAATTTATTGATGACTGACGATAACCTTACCGAAATGGCTCAAACGCCAAACGGCCAATTATGGTTGTCAACGAAGACATCTGGTATGTTGCTGTGGAATCCTCGCTCAGTCCTTTTTAAAAACATTTTTTCTGACAAATCGTCACCCAACCAACTTAGTGACAATATGGTTCATGACTTCCATGTTCAAAATGATACTAATTTGTGGGTTGGGACGAATAACGGGTTAAACCTCTACAACTTGGAAACAGGCGATTTTGAACATTTGTTGGTATCACCGGATAAAAAAGCAGTAGCCTCTTCTGGCTCAATTTTTATTATTCGTGAAGGTGAAGACAATTGGGTATGGCTGGTTACCTACGAGGCAATACTCAAATTTGATCTTGTGACTAAGCGCGTTATTCCTTTAAGTATGGATGCAAAAGCCAATGCGCTGTTAAGCTCAGACATGGCCTACGATATTCTTCGACTGTCGAAAAACAAATATATTGTGGCTGGCAAAGAGCAGTTCTATCTGCTTGACGGTACAAAAAACACACTCACAAAAGACGAAGTACTTTCAGCCACTTTAGATACCAGTCAGTTCTACACCTTCATTCCTGATTATGATAGCGAAGAGCATACTGTACTTATTTCTATGACGGGTGGGCTATGGCGCTATCATGTGGCTACCAGCCAGTTAGAAAAAATCCACGAGGCGCGAAGTTTTCAGTCTGAATATGTCATTCAGCCTACTGAGGCTATTTTAGATGACTATAATACGCTGTGGATTAGCTACCCAGGTCATGGACTTTACGGGTTAGATGCGACTACGTACAAACAAAAACACTTCTTCGATACTTCAAATTTGCTGCCTACCAATATCGTGTTTAGTTTAGAGAAAGACGATAACGGCTATATATGGATGGGTAGCCACAAAGGATTACTGCAATTTAATCCTAAGACGCTGGCTATTAAGCAATACACTACCAAAGAAGGGCTAATCAACAACGAATTCAAATGGGGCGCGAAAAAGCCATTAAACAATGGTGATTTGGTATTCGGTTCTCAAAAAGGTTTTACCCTCTTCAACCCCGATCAGTTTGTTCAAAAGAATGAGGTTACGTCTAATGTTCTGATCACAGATGTAAGCTTAATATCAAATCAACTTGAATTAGGTGCAGGTAACAAGAACGGTAAAACGGTAATTCTGCAGCACAATGATATTGGTTTAACGATAAACTACTCTGACATGCAATACGACCAAACCAATGTAAGTCATTATAAATATGCCTTACTCGGAGGCGTTGATGTTACCTACCCCCCAACTAATTCAACAGAAGTTACGTTTCCCCAACTTGAACCTGGCCAATACACCTTTGAAGTAAGCCGGTTTAATGTTGCCAATAACACAACAGGCCCAGTTTCGTCTTTGCGTATTAAGGTACATTATCCCCCTTTTGCCTCTCCTTTTGCTTATCTTGTTTACAGCCTGCTAGTCATCTTGTTTTTGGTGATATTTTTCTGGCGAAGAAAGCTAAACAGCGACAAGCTCAAAGCTGCCCACCTCGCAGTGCTTAAGAATAAAAACAGACTGTCCATGGCCCTCACAGCTAGTAATACAAAGGTATGGCAGTGGCGTGAAGACACCAATCACATTTCGCAAGAACGCATTGCTACAGAGCTTGGATACGACGCTTTAGATGGCTCAATTGACTTCGACTCACATTGCGCATTAATTCACGAACACGACCTCAAAGCATTTAAATCACAGTGGCAACTTGTGCTTGAAGGCCAGCGAAAAAACCTTGACCTGACATACCGTTTACAAGCAAAAGACGGGCATTATGAATGGTATAGAGATGTAGGTGCCATTGTAGATAGCACAGAGGCCAGTGACACCATAAAACTGGCTGGCACATATTCAAACGTAACCGAGTCAATTAACACGCAAACTAAAGCACAGCTCTACGGCGAAGCATTCGAGCACACCCGAGACTGGGTAGTAATTTTTGATGGCGCTTTTAGACCCATTGTAGCAAATCAGTCGTTTAAGGACGCACTTTGCCTTTGTCCTAACAAAGACATTGCCATTCAACTTAGTCAGATTTTTTCTGATCAAAAAAGTGCATTGTTTGAATCGCTGCGCAATATGCGAAGACTTGCGCCTAATGAACACTGGAGCGGCGAAACTGAAATTCAAAGCTTAAAAGGCAATAAGTTTGTTGTAAATATTGGCATAACCGCCGTTACCAATGCGCAAGACCACAACGAAATAAGCCGCTATCTAGTCATTCTGTCAGATATTACTCAGCAAAAAGATGCTCAAGGGGCTTTGGTACAATTAGCCAACTACGATAGTTTAACAGGGCTACCAAATCGCTCTTTGCTGCTAGACCGTGTTCAACACGCGTTTGATCAGGCTACCAGAGATAATACTTCCATAGGGCTATTCTTCATTGATTTAGATCGATTCAAGCAAGTAAACGATAGCTTAGGCCACGATGCGGGCGATACCTTGTTGCGTGTCGTCGGTGAAAGGCTTGAAAACTTAATGCGTCAATCTGATACCGTCGCTCGATTAGGCGGTGATGAATTCGTTGTCATGATTGAGAAAGTCTCTAAAGAAAAAGATCTCAGTCATATCGCCAATGAAATGATTAAAGAGCTATCAAAAAGCGTGATGCTGTCTAACCAAGTTGTCAGTGTTTCAGCAAGCGTAGGAATATCGATATTTCCTGAAGATGCCAGCACACCAGCAGAATTATTGAAAAATGCAGATATTGCCATGTATCACGCTAAAGAGCTGGGCAGTAATAATTTCCAATACTTTACTGAATACATGAATGAACGAGCACAAAACAAACTGCGACTAGAGAATGCCGTAAAACAAGCCCATGCCAATAAACAGTTTATTGGCTACTACCAGCCTATCGTGCACTGCAAAACGGGACGCATTTCTGGCTTTGAAGTGTTAATGCGCTGGCCCACTGAGAATGGCATGACACCACCCGATGTTTTCATTCCCGTTGCAGAAGATATTGGACTGGTCGAAGACATGACGATTTCGCTAATCGAGCAAGCAATCCCTACGCTTACCTCCCCCGAGTGGCGACAAAGTGGCTACTATTTGTCTATCAACTTAAGTGCAACACATATATCTAAATGCGCGAAAATTGATGAAATAGTTGTGTTGCTTGCCGCCCACGACATCCCAAACAGTGCTATCAGATTTGAGATTACAGAAAGCGCACTCATGTCAGACTACGAAAGCGCCATGCGTGCAATGGCAAAAATGAAAGAATGTGGTTTTGTCATTGCTTTAGATGACTTTGGCACAGGATATTCCTCGCTAAAGTACTTGAAAGACTTCCCGATTGATATTCTTAAAATAGACAAAAGTTTTGTACAGGACATCGGCTTTAACGGCGGTAATGAAGCCATAATTCTTGCCACGCTTAGAATGGCAGACAGCTTAAATATTCAATGCGTAGCGGAGGGAATTGAAACCCAAGAGCAAGCAGCGTTCTTTAAGCAGTACGGTTGTGAATATTTACAAGGCTACTTATACGCTAAGCCTCTTCCAGAAGCTGACATGCTCACGCTTTTGCATGACAACGTGCTTAGCACATCTGAATAA
- a CDS encoding S41 family peptidase, producing MNKKCFYLKALSVFPLITLLCCALGNKSAVASEAVTPSTNDSASETLFSNEMIRSDFDVLYQSLLDTHYNPYAYVSKDTLESRYSSLKAQIGNKPYSPLAATKLFQTLVSSLNNGHTEVDFPVSSYLAYAEAGGTLFPLDLAFENGKALIRANYSGNVSISKGAQLLSINNVEINDILSTISPLISAERAYFKLAKLEVLSFPRYYWYAFGESDSYSVKMLNEGVVSTHSLSPISVFEGFEEKKDEVLRAQQILTFYDNVAYLNPGHFSGDEKQFKAFIDEAFSTINKKRSKALIIDLRYNGGGNDSFSDHMVSYIADAPFKWNATFQLRTSKRLKEDTRERRDLDNPYWQAILKHNAGERYSYEFDEYPPVAKNKRYSGDVYVLVNRHSHSQASVTAAQIQDYGWATLVGEETGDYPTLYASQFQYALPNTGITVKIAKGYIVRVSGSEAEQGVQPDIVIRDHLLDDEDEILDHLLNELSY from the coding sequence ATGAATAAAAAATGTTTTTATCTCAAAGCCCTTTCTGTTTTTCCTTTAATAACCTTACTGTGTTGCGCCTTGGGTAATAAAAGCGCAGTGGCCTCGGAGGCGGTAACGCCCTCTACAAACGATAGCGCAAGTGAAACGCTGTTTAGCAACGAGATGATTCGGAGCGATTTTGATGTGCTGTATCAATCGCTGCTTGATACTCATTACAACCCCTACGCGTACGTTTCCAAAGACACGCTAGAAAGCCGTTATTCGTCGCTTAAAGCACAGATAGGGAATAAACCTTATTCTCCATTAGCTGCGACTAAATTATTTCAAACTCTGGTTTCTTCTCTTAATAATGGCCACACAGAAGTCGACTTTCCGGTTTCATCTTACCTTGCTTATGCAGAAGCTGGAGGGACGCTTTTTCCTTTGGACCTGGCTTTTGAAAATGGAAAGGCGCTGATAAGGGCCAACTATTCAGGCAATGTGAGTATTTCAAAAGGCGCGCAGCTTCTCTCTATTAACAATGTAGAAATTAACGACATACTCAGCACTATATCGCCACTGATTTCGGCAGAAAGGGCGTACTTTAAATTGGCTAAGTTAGAAGTGTTATCGTTTCCACGTTATTACTGGTACGCGTTTGGTGAAAGTGATTCCTATAGCGTAAAAATGTTAAATGAAGGCGTTGTAAGTACACACTCACTAAGTCCCATTTCTGTGTTTGAAGGGTTTGAAGAAAAGAAAGATGAAGTGCTTAGAGCACAGCAAATACTTACTTTTTACGACAACGTCGCTTATTTAAACCCAGGACATTTTTCAGGCGACGAAAAGCAGTTTAAAGCGTTTATTGATGAGGCATTTTCAACGATTAACAAAAAGCGCAGTAAAGCGCTCATTATTGATTTGCGATACAACGGCGGTGGAAACGATTCATTCAGCGATCATATGGTGTCGTATATTGCTGATGCTCCCTTCAAATGGAATGCGACCTTCCAACTACGTACCAGCAAGCGCTTAAAAGAAGATACAAGGGAGCGTCGTGACCTTGATAACCCTTATTGGCAAGCAATACTAAAGCACAACGCTGGTGAGCGGTATAGCTACGAATTTGATGAATATCCACCCGTTGCCAAAAATAAGCGTTACAGTGGCGATGTTTATGTATTGGTGAATCGTCATTCCCACTCTCAGGCCAGTGTCACGGCAGCACAAATACAAGATTACGGGTGGGCAACACTAGTAGGAGAAGAAACCGGTGACTACCCAACGCTATACGCTTCGCAGTTTCAGTATGCGTTACCTAATACTGGTATCACAGTAAAGATTGCCAAAGGCTACATAGTGCGTGTTAGCGGAAGTGAAGCAGAGCAGGGGGTACAGCCAGATATTGTTATACGCGACCATCTACTTGACGATGAAGACGAAATTCTTGACCACCTCCTAAATGAATTAAGCTACTGA
- a CDS encoding LysR family transcriptional regulator — MNDWNDYALILALHRTGTLRGAAISLGTTHTTVARRLAILEKQRKAEVFEKIPGGYRATPFGEQLVATAKKVEDVIMTSERFACSNSDALSGPITLSLGEPMSQFLLVKELGEFSRLYPNINLRIKSSTAFADIDKGEADVVIRGAYKLPDHLFGRRLCKLGLCFYAHKDYCSNVGQEDWRWIAPIENEVWPEWLAESPLPDVPIGIAFDDIISRYHAIVQGVGMGRAACFMGDTNPNLVRLEGSSPILKYDIWVLTHPDLHHQSKVKLLMQFLIDALLKKKPLIEGHQ; from the coding sequence ATGAATGACTGGAATGATTATGCACTTATCTTAGCGCTTCACCGCACAGGAACCTTGCGCGGCGCAGCAATTTCATTGGGCACCACACACACTACGGTTGCTCGACGTCTCGCGATACTTGAAAAACAGCGCAAAGCAGAAGTATTTGAAAAGATCCCAGGTGGCTACCGAGCAACGCCATTCGGTGAGCAATTGGTGGCGACCGCCAAAAAAGTAGAAGATGTAATAATGACATCTGAACGCTTTGCTTGTTCAAATAGCGACGCGCTTTCAGGCCCAATTACGCTCTCATTAGGCGAACCTATGTCTCAGTTTTTGTTAGTGAAAGAGCTAGGAGAATTTTCGCGTCTATACCCAAATATTAACTTGCGTATTAAGAGCTCTACTGCCTTCGCTGACATCGATAAAGGCGAAGCTGATGTTGTAATACGCGGTGCGTATAAACTTCCTGATCACCTTTTTGGTAGAAGATTGTGCAAGCTTGGCTTGTGTTTTTATGCACATAAAGACTATTGCAGTAACGTGGGGCAAGAAGACTGGCGATGGATAGCGCCTATTGAAAACGAAGTTTGGCCTGAGTGGCTTGCTGAATCGCCTCTTCCCGATGTCCCCATAGGTATCGCTTTTGACGATATTATTTCGCGCTACCATGCTATCGTTCAGGGCGTCGGCATGGGGCGCGCGGCGTGCTTCATGGGTGATACTAACCCGAATTTGGTGAGACTTGAGGGCAGTTCTCCCATTTTAAAATACGACATTTGGGTGCTCACGCACCCAGACCTTCATCATCAGTCAAAAGTAAAGTTGCTAATGCAGTTCTTAATTGATGCGCTGCTAAAAAAGAAACCGCTTATCGAGGGCCATCAATAA